A genomic segment from Gossypium hirsutum isolate 1008001.06 chromosome D04, Gossypium_hirsutum_v2.1, whole genome shotgun sequence encodes:
- the LOC107898267 gene encoding uncharacterized protein: MAEYEACIMGIRAAIERKINILEVYGDSTFVIYQLKREWETRNPKLIHYRKLVLELIEEFYSVTFYYLSRDENQMADVLATLASMIKVNKSEDMKPIQISIYETPAHCYSIEEEENDNYPWYQNILRYLKNREYPDHATENDKRTLRRLAIDFILDGEILYKKGKNQVLLRCVDAVEAKKILEMKVSVECMPTAS; the protein is encoded by the coding sequence ATGGCTGAATATGAAGCCTGCATTATGGGCATCCGGGCAGCTATAGAGCGAAAAATTAATATactagaggtatacggagactctaCATTCGTAATATACCAGCTCAAAAGAGAATGGGAAACAAGAAATCCAAAGTTAATCCACTATCGAAAATTGGttctagaattgattgaggaatTTTACAGTGTCACTTTTTATTATCTCTcacgagacgaaaatcagatggctgatgttTTGGCCACTCTAGCCTCTATGATTAAAGTAAACAAATCAGAAGacatgaagcctatccaaatcaGCATTTATGAAACTCCGGCTCATTGCTACagtattgaagaagaagaaaacgatAACTATCCGTGGTATCAAAACATACTGCGATATTTAAAGAATCGTGAGTACCCCGACCATGCGACAGaaaatgataagaggacattAAGGAGATTGGCCATTGATTTTATCCTAGATGGAGAGATTTtgtataaaaagggaaaaaatcaaGTATtgttgagatgtgtggatgctgtagaggccaagaaaattttggaaatgaaGGTATCTGTGGAATGCATGCCAACGGCTTCATGa